The following proteins are encoded in a genomic region of Candidatus Omnitrophota bacterium:
- a CDS encoding DUF2490 domain-containing protein, which translates to MKTHIFEILISGLLAVGFLSNAYAFDDGDFQVWHTEQQEWKINNKFKATMEEELRLGDDGGNLYYQHYDVGIVYAAQKWLDLGLNYRQIYEKKGSDFKEENEPHINATIKWALAGFTFDDRNRLEYRHYDWQEDSWRYRNKFNVKLPWKFTKFEIQPYFADEIFLNLNGIDLNKNRFYSGLGFTLTKNLKGEIYYMLQSSKASGTGIWADANVLGTKLKVSF; encoded by the coding sequence GTGAAAACACATATTTTTGAAATCTTAATTTCAGGATTACTGGCAGTTGGTTTTTTAAGTAACGCCTATGCTTTTGATGATGGGGATTTTCAAGTTTGGCATACTGAACAACAGGAATGGAAAATTAATAACAAATTTAAGGCGACCATGGAAGAAGAGCTTCGTTTAGGAGATGACGGAGGCAATCTTTATTACCAACATTATGATGTAGGGATAGTCTATGCTGCACAGAAATGGCTGGATTTAGGCTTAAACTACAGGCAGATATATGAAAAGAAAGGATCGGATTTTAAGGAAGAAAACGAGCCGCATATCAACGCTACTATAAAATGGGCTTTGGCAGGTTTTACGTTTGACGACCGCAACCGCCTTGAATACCGGCATTATGATTGGCAGGAGGATTCCTGGAGATACCGGAATAAATTTAACGTAAAACTTCCTTGGAAGTTTACAAAGTTTGAAATCCAGCCGTATTTTGCTGATGAAATATTCTTGAATTTAAACGGCATAGATTTGAACAAAAATAGATTTTATTCAGGGTTAGGTTTTACTTTAACTAAGAATTTAAAAGGTGAGATTTATTATATGCTCCAAAGCTCTAAAGCTTCCGGGACCGGGATATGGGCTGATGCGAATGTGTTAGGGACCAAGCTAAAAGTCTCATTCTAA
- a CDS encoding ATP-binding protein has product MLFSAKDKQIDEIITVLNNIGSGEPGRRTHILSSGKITELAEAINKAVSALEEKINLLEKEKQQALTILNNMVEGVVVVDNDSRIKSLNPSAKRIFNVPSAEVVGRLLLEAFRNNGLSEIAADVLKNGKVVLKELNVVWPEQRVFQVNASPIFEKNIASGCLLVIHDVTEMRKLETMRRDFVANVSHELKTPLTSIKGFVETLLEGAIDDKENNLNFLKIIQNHAQRLDNLVNDLLDLSYVESKEASINKENINLKEISEEMLLSFKSKAKKKNIEVKNELPSDVLVVGDKGKIGQVFTNLIDNAVKFNKENGFVRIYCEEMKDKLKVIVEDSGVGIPRKDLLRIFERFYRVDKARSRELGGTGLGLSIVKHIIELHGGEAGVESVEGSGSKFWFTLLRG; this is encoded by the coding sequence ATGTTATTTTCCGCTAAAGACAAACAAATTGATGAAATAATTACTGTTTTAAATAATATTGGTTCGGGTGAACCCGGGCGAAGAACGCATATTCTGTCATCCGGTAAGATAACCGAGCTTGCCGAGGCGATAAACAAGGCTGTTTCGGCGCTTGAAGAAAAAATTAATTTACTTGAAAAAGAAAAGCAGCAGGCTTTAACCATACTTAATAATATGGTTGAAGGGGTTGTTGTGGTTGATAATGATTCAAGGATCAAGTCATTGAACCCAAGCGCTAAGAGAATATTTAATGTCCCTTCGGCTGAGGTTGTTGGCCGGTTATTATTAGAGGCTTTTCGTAATAACGGCCTTTCAGAGATAGCAGCTGATGTTTTAAAGAACGGGAAAGTTGTCTTAAAAGAGTTAAATGTGGTTTGGCCTGAGCAGAGGGTGTTTCAGGTTAATGCATCTCCAATCTTTGAAAAAAACATTGCCAGTGGATGCCTTCTGGTTATTCACGATGTTACAGAAATGCGCAAATTAGAGACAATGCGCCGTGATTTTGTAGCCAACGTCTCCCATGAATTAAAAACACCGCTTACCTCTATTAAGGGTTTTGTGGAAACCCTTTTGGAAGGGGCAATAGATGATAAAGAAAACAATCTTAATTTCCTGAAGATTATTCAAAACCATGCACAAAGGTTGGATAATTTGGTAAATGATTTATTGGATTTGTCGTATGTTGAGTCAAAAGAAGCATCTATAAATAAAGAAAATATTAATCTAAAAGAAATTTCTGAAGAGATGTTGCTGAGTTTTAAATCCAAGGCAAAAAAGAAGAACATTGAGGTTAAAAATGAATTGCCTTCTGATGTATTGGTTGTCGGGGATAAAGGAAAAATAGGGCAGGTATTTACTAATCTTATTGATAATGCTGTTAAATTTAACAAAGAAAATGGGTTTGTGCGTATTTATTGCGAAGAGATGAAAGATAAACTAAAAGTGATTGTAGAAGATTCAGGTGTTGGAATCCCAAGAAAAGACCTGTTAAGGATTTTTGAACGGTTTTATAGGGTAGACAAGGCGCGTTCAAGAGAATTAGGCGGTACAGGGTTAGGTTTATCCATTGTTAAGCATATTATTGAGTTGCATGGAGGAGAGGCCGGGGTGGAGAGTGTTGAAGGCTCCGGTTCAAAATTCTGGTTTACTTTATTAAGAGGATAA
- a CDS encoding response regulator transcription factor, producing MTKEKILIVEDEKDINKMLDYNLQKEGFRTISCRDGEDALDLANKEHPDLILLDLMLPGIDGLEVCKSLKKEDKTAVIPIIMLTAKSQESDKIVGLELGADDYVTKPFSPKELIARVKAVLRRSKEKDKAPVITKIGDLTIDYSKISVMVKEKPVELTSKEFELLTTLIKAKGRVLSRDFLLDNIWGFDHAMEIQTRTVDVHIRTLRKKLKSEAERIVTVKNYGYRFEAEE from the coding sequence ATGACAAAAGAAAAAATCCTGATTGTTGAAGATGAAAAAGATATCAATAAAATGCTAGATTACAATCTTCAAAAGGAAGGTTTTAGGACTATCTCCTGTCGCGATGGGGAGGATGCTTTGGATTTGGCGAATAAAGAGCATCCGGATTTAATTCTTTTGGATCTTATGCTTCCCGGGATTGACGGGCTTGAGGTGTGTAAGAGCCTTAAAAAAGAAGATAAGACCGCAGTTATACCTATTATTATGCTTACTGCAAAAAGCCAGGAATCGGATAAAATTGTCGGCCTTGAATTGGGGGCCGACGATTATGTAACCAAGCCGTTTAGCCCAAAAGAGCTGATTGCGCGGGTAAAGGCAGTGCTTCGGAGAAGCAAAGAAAAAGATAAAGCGCCTGTTATAACTAAAATTGGAGATTTAACAATTGATTATTCTAAGATTTCGGTCATGGTTAAAGAAAAGCCTGTTGAGCTTACATCAAAAGAATTTGAGTTATTAACTACGTTAATTAAGGCTAAGGGAAGGGTGCTTTCAAGGGATTTTCTGTTGGATAATATCTGGGGATTTGACCATGCGATGGAGATTCAAACTCGGACAGTGGACGTGCACATAAGGACACTGCGCAAGAAATTAAAGAGCGAGGCAGAGCGTATTGTTACTGTGAAAAATTACGGATATAGGTTCGAGGCAGAAGAATAA
- the greA gene encoding transcription elongation factor GreA: protein MNEIYLTKKGYQKLAEELEHLKKVKRKEISKAIGKAREHGDISENADYDAAKDAQAHNEKQIAELESKIAGARIIDDENIPSDEVLIGATVKLKDMDTDEELEYTLVSEVEADYSQNKISVTSPVGSGLLNHKENEVVEIKIPAGILKYKILKISR from the coding sequence ATGAATGAAATTTACTTAACAAAAAAAGGTTATCAGAAGTTAGCAGAGGAATTAGAGCATTTAAAGAAGGTAAAAAGAAAAGAGATCTCTAAGGCGATTGGCAAAGCAAGAGAGCATGGAGATATCTCGGAGAACGCGGATTATGATGCGGCAAAAGATGCCCAAGCTCATAACGAGAAACAAATTGCAGAATTGGAATCTAAAATAGCCGGAGCACGTATTATCGATGATGAAAACATTCCTAGCGATGAAGTCCTGATTGGCGCAACAGTTAAGCTTAAAGATATGGATACGGATGAAGAGCTTGAATATACCCTTGTTTCAGAGGTGGAGGCGGATTATTCTCAAAATAAGATCTCCGTTACTTCTCCGGTAGGCAGCGGGCTTTTAAATCATAAGGAAAACGAAGTTGTTGAAATCAAGATTCCAGCAGGAATATTAAAGTATAAAATATTAAAAATTTCAAGGTGA
- a CDS encoding alkaline phosphatase family protein, whose product MKKIIYIVLDGLGDNPIKELNNKTPLEAALTPHMDSLAKEGKVGLVYPVGKGIVPESDTAVISLLGYDVKKYYTGRGPLEAFAEGITVSEGNVALRVNFASLGEDGKTISDRRVGRTLTQEETDGFAKEINSKISLSSATFEFVNTVGHRGVLVLRPMHNKLSPWITNTDSAYGRHGIFGVTRERCDNYLLQSVPMRGHENSFDAKETALILNEFTQKSLKVLSESYINKKRISEGKLAANAILSRDAGSSLPKFPNVQSLYRLSFGAFVEMPVERGIALLTGMEIIEVPNKTGHLDVDYAVWAKIALDAIDKFDCLYVHIKGPDEPSHDGDFKKKIEIIELIDKFYFGSLLSSLNMKETVVAVTADHSTVCATSTHSSGPVPLLISGGNNKPDKISSFSERSADKGSLGKVLGNSLLPLLVKLAK is encoded by the coding sequence ATGAAAAAAATAATTTATATAGTTTTGGATGGGTTGGGAGATAATCCGATAAAGGAGTTAAACAATAAAACTCCTCTTGAGGCGGCTCTTACGCCTCATATGGATAGCCTTGCCAAAGAAGGCAAGGTTGGGTTAGTCTATCCTGTGGGTAAAGGAATAGTCCCGGAATCCGATACCGCGGTAATCAGTCTTTTGGGTTACGACGTAAAGAAGTATTATACCGGCCGTGGGCCATTAGAGGCTTTTGCGGAAGGTATTACGGTTAGCGAAGGCAATGTTGCATTAAGGGTAAATTTTGCAAGCCTTGGGGAAGACGGGAAAACTATTTCCGACCGCAGAGTAGGAAGGACTCTTACTCAGGAAGAGACAGATGGCTTTGCCAAAGAAATCAATTCTAAGATTTCGCTTTCAAGCGCTACCTTTGAATTTGTAAATACAGTCGGGCACAGGGGTGTTTTGGTGCTTCGTCCAATGCATAATAAATTATCCCCTTGGATTACTAATACTGATTCTGCCTATGGGAGGCATGGGATTTTTGGAGTAACAAGAGAAAGGTGTGATAATTATTTGCTTCAGTCAGTCCCTATGCGCGGGCATGAAAATTCTTTTGATGCGAAAGAGACAGCGCTTATTTTAAATGAGTTTACCCAGAAGTCTCTAAAAGTTTTAAGTGAATCATATATAAACAAAAAACGTATTTCTGAGGGAAAGCTTGCCGCGAATGCAATCTTATCAAGAGATGCGGGAAGCTCTCTTCCTAAATTTCCAAATGTTCAGTCGCTTTATCGTTTAAGCTTTGGAGCTTTTGTTGAAATGCCGGTTGAGCGGGGGATTGCTTTATTAACAGGGATGGAGATAATTGAGGTGCCGAATAAAACAGGGCACTTGGATGTGGATTATGCTGTCTGGGCAAAAATAGCGTTAGATGCGATTGATAAATTTGATTGCCTTTATGTGCATATAAAGGGCCCGGATGAACCAAGCCACGATGGAGATTTTAAAAAGAAGATAGAGATTATTGAATTAATAGATAAATTTTACTTTGGCAGCCTTCTCTCAAGCTTAAACATGAAAGAAACTGTTGTAGCGGTTACCGCGGATCACTCTACGGTTTGCGCAACTTCCACTCATTCCAGCGGCCCTGTGCCTCTGCTTATTTCCGGAGGAAATAATAAGCCTGATAAAATTAGCAGTTTCTCCGAGCGCTCCGCAGACAAAGGGTCATTAGGTAAGGTTTTAGGAAATAGCCTCCTGCCATTACTTGTAAAATTAGCTAAATAA
- a CDS encoding vitamin B12-dependent ribonucleotide reductase, whose translation MAPKLSENALKVLERRYLKKDEQGKVVETPEELFQRVAGAIALADKQYGKSDKEINDLTSAFYKIMSNLEFLPNSPCLMNAGKDLGQLSACFTLPIDDSMESIFETLKVTSLIHKSGGGTGFSFSRLRPKNAVVKTTGGIASGPISFMRVYDAATEAVKQGGTRRGANMGILRVDHPDIMEFITCKENNKHITNFNISVAMTDEFMKKLKNGEDYDVIDPHTKKPVVRLNTKEVFNLIVKQAYKNGEPGIIFIDRVNEYNPTPNLGKIESTNPCGEQPLLPYESCDLGSINLDQMCKLTNGKLEIDWDNLRNVTRLAVHFLDNLIDVNRFPLEQIEKATKLTRKVGLGVMGWASLLIRLKIPYNSEEAVSLAEKVMSFILNEANKKSLELGKEKGVFPAFKGSIYDKKDGSTRMRNATLTTIAPTGTISIIAGPCSSGIEPLFAISYYRNVMDNDKLVEVEPLFEEVAKERNFYSRQLMEKIAENASIQNIKEIPEDVRKVFVTSHDISPEWHVRMQAAFQKYVHNATSKTINFPHDASIEDVRKAYLLAYDLDCKGITIYRDGSREEQVLNVGKPVESKEKAVAAESKKEIAPRPRPEVIIGTTTKVATGCGNLYVTINVDEEGKPFELFTQMGKAGGCAGSQLEAVGRLVSLAFRAGVEVKSIIEQLRNIRCPSPSWEKGQRIFSCADAIARVIERRLVNNQTVKANLEVAELAMKHSSDDENALSDFVDNAEIVGVCPDCGGALRHEEGCVKCHACGFSKC comes from the coding sequence ATGGCGCCTAAACTGTCAGAGAATGCTTTGAAGGTTTTGGAGAGAAGATACCTTAAGAAAGATGAACAGGGAAAAGTAGTAGAGACTCCGGAAGAATTATTCCAGAGAGTCGCAGGCGCAATCGCCTTAGCCGATAAACAATATGGCAAGAGCGATAAAGAAATTAATGATTTAACAAGCGCCTTTTACAAGATTATGAGCAATTTGGAATTCCTTCCAAATTCTCCCTGCCTGATGAATGCGGGAAAAGATTTGGGGCAACTTTCCGCATGCTTTACTCTTCCTATTGATGATTCAATGGAATCCATTTTTGAAACTCTTAAAGTAACAAGCCTCATCCATAAATCCGGGGGCGGCACTGGTTTTTCTTTCTCAAGGTTACGCCCAAAGAACGCGGTTGTAAAAACTACCGGGGGAATAGCTTCAGGGCCGATTTCTTTTATGCGCGTTTATGACGCAGCAACCGAAGCGGTAAAGCAGGGCGGAACGCGCAGAGGCGCAAATATGGGGATATTAAGAGTTGACCATCCTGATATTATGGAGTTTATCACCTGCAAAGAAAATAACAAGCATATTACAAACTTTAACATCTCCGTCGCGATGACCGATGAATTTATGAAGAAATTAAAAAACGGCGAAGACTATGATGTTATTGACCCACATACCAAGAAACCCGTGGTACGTCTTAATACAAAAGAAGTTTTTAATTTAATTGTAAAACAAGCTTATAAGAATGGAGAGCCGGGAATTATATTTATTGATAGGGTTAATGAGTATAATCCAACGCCGAACTTAGGCAAGATTGAAAGTACCAACCCTTGCGGGGAGCAGCCGCTTCTTCCTTATGAGAGCTGCGACTTAGGATCAATTAATCTTGATCAGATGTGTAAGTTAACGAACGGAAAGCTTGAGATTGACTGGGATAACTTAAGAAATGTCACCCGTTTGGCAGTTCACTTTCTGGATAATCTTATTGATGTGAACAGGTTTCCCCTTGAGCAGATTGAGAAAGCAACAAAATTAACCAGAAAAGTCGGCTTAGGAGTTATGGGTTGGGCAAGCCTTTTAATCCGCCTAAAGATTCCTTACAATAGCGAAGAAGCAGTTAGCCTTGCCGAAAAAGTAATGTCATTTATCTTAAATGAAGCGAACAAAAAATCTTTAGAGCTCGGGAAGGAAAAAGGAGTTTTCCCTGCTTTTAAGGGAAGCATCTATGATAAAAAAGATGGTTCAACAAGGATGCGAAACGCCACTCTTACGACTATCGCTCCGACGGGGACAATCAGCATAATCGCAGGCCCTTGCTCTTCAGGTATTGAGCCGCTCTTTGCCATTTCCTATTATCGCAACGTAATGGATAATGATAAGTTGGTAGAGGTTGAGCCATTGTTTGAAGAAGTAGCGAAGGAAAGAAATTTCTATAGCCGCCAACTCATGGAAAAGATTGCGGAAAATGCCTCTATCCAGAATATTAAAGAAATTCCCGAAGACGTGCGTAAGGTATTTGTTACGTCACATGATATTTCTCCTGAATGGCACGTGCGTATGCAGGCTGCCTTTCAGAAATATGTCCATAACGCGACATCAAAAACCATAAATTTTCCGCATGATGCGAGCATTGAAGATGTCAGGAAGGCGTATTTATTAGCGTATGATTTGGATTGCAAAGGGATTACTATTTACCGCGATGGCAGCCGTGAAGAGCAGGTTTTAAATGTCGGTAAACCGGTTGAATCAAAAGAAAAAGCAGTAGCTGCAGAGTCAAAGAAAGAGATTGCTCCCCGGCCTCGTCCCGAGGTAATTATCGGGACAACTACTAAGGTTGCAACCGGATGCGGGAATCTTTATGTAACAATAAACGTTGATGAAGAGGGCAAACCATTTGAATTATTTACCCAGATGGGAAAAGCCGGTGGCTGTGCCGGATCGCAGTTAGAGGCAGTTGGCAGGCTTGTTTCTTTGGCTTTTCGCGCAGGAGTGGAAGTTAAGTCTATTATTGAGCAGCTGCGTAATATTAGATGCCCCAGCCCTTCATGGGAGAAGGGACAGCGGATATTTTCTTGTGCCGACGCAATTGCCCGGGTTATTGAAAGAAGGCTGGTAAATAATCAAACTGTTAAAGCTAATTTAGAAGTAGCGGAATTGGCAATGAAGCATTCTAGTGATGATGAGAACGCCTTATCTGATTTTGTTGATAATGCAGAGATAGTAGGTGTTTGCCCTGATTGCGGGGGCGCGCTTCGTCATGAAGAAGGCTGTGTCAAATGCCATGCCTGCGGCTTCTCTAAGTGCTAA
- a CDS encoding LacI family DNA-binding transcriptional regulator produces MTRTKKSPSKTISIEDVAKLSGVSITTVSRVINKSASVKDKNRSKVLSAIKQLKYQPSVFAQRLATGKSSVVALIIPRYEGVFYSFYALELIRGVGTLCEALKLDLLLHLTDSRSVLNLRGVGGIVFADIIGNRHQLEDALSAGIPCVVINNYIEDLNVSCITIDNTGGAENAVNYLISLGHKRIAHITGDLSTQAAFSRFEGYKLALKKNNIALDEKYVFKTDYSRGQARASAEQLVKMPNPPTAVFVASDSMALEVMAVARELGKDIPKDLSIVGFDDNPSGLYGPVALTTVRQPLIKMAEESIKELNRLMSAGEGAQVKKIALPTELVIRDSCKPLK; encoded by the coding sequence ATGACTCGCACCAAGAAAAGCCCTTCCAAGACTATCTCTATTGAAGATGTTGCTAAGCTTAGCGGCGTATCAATCACCACAGTCTCTCGCGTAATTAATAAATCTGCGTCTGTTAAGGATAAAAACCGTTCAAAAGTCTTAAGCGCAATAAAACAACTTAAATACCAGCCTTCAGTTTTTGCCCAGCGCCTTGCTACAGGGAAAAGCAGCGTTGTTGCTTTAATCATCCCTCGTTACGAAGGAGTATTCTATTCGTTTTATGCCCTTGAGCTTATCCGTGGAGTCGGTACTCTTTGCGAGGCTTTGAAACTTGATTTGTTATTGCATTTAACTGATAGCCGTTCTGTTTTAAATCTGCGGGGAGTTGGAGGAATAGTTTTTGCGGATATAATCGGCAATCGCCATCAATTGGAAGACGCTCTTAGCGCTGGAATCCCTTGTGTTGTGATTAATAATTATATTGAAGATTTAAATGTCAGTTGTATTACTATTGATAATACCGGCGGGGCTGAGAACGCGGTAAATTATTTAATTAGTTTGGGCCACAAAAGAATTGCGCATATTACCGGTGATTTAAGTACGCAGGCAGCATTCTCTCGTTTTGAAGGTTACAAATTAGCTTTAAAAAAAAATAATATTGCTTTAGACGAGAAGTATGTTTTTAAAACTGATTATTCGCGCGGGCAAGCAAGGGCTTCGGCGGAACAATTAGTAAAAATGCCCAATCCTCCTACTGCGGTTTTTGTTGCGTCAGACTCTATGGCTTTGGAAGTAATGGCTGTAGCAAGAGAATTAGGCAAAGATATTCCTAAAGACTTATCTATTGTAGGTTTTGATGATAATCCTTCCGGGCTTTACGGTCCGGTTGCCTTAACTACTGTCAGGCAGCCATTAATTAAGATGGCAGAAGAAAGCATCAAAGAATTAAACCGCCTTATGAGTGCAGGTGAAGGCGCGCAGGTCAAAAAAATAGCCCTGCCAACAGAGTTGGTAATAAGAGATTCCTGCAAACCGCTTAAATAA
- a CDS encoding response regulator, with protein MIENESKVLVVEDDKDISELISYNLKKEEFVVTQVFDGFNALKMLNQEFFNIVILDLMLPGIDGFDICKKIKENKSAFKTFIIVVSAKNSNQDKLYAHILGANCYLTKPFNMGDLKQITKEAESMQNREFIVEKIAKGGRKMHN; from the coding sequence ATGATAGAAAACGAAAGCAAAGTTTTGGTAGTGGAAGACGATAAAGACATTAGTGAGTTAATCTCATATAACTTGAAGAAAGAGGAATTTGTTGTTACTCAGGTTTTTGACGGGTTTAATGCGCTTAAAATGTTAAATCAGGAGTTTTTTAATATTGTGATTCTTGATCTTATGCTTCCGGGAATTGACGGTTTTGATATCTGTAAGAAAATTAAAGAAAACAAATCCGCCTTTAAAACTTTTATCATTGTTGTAAGCGCAAAGAACAGCAATCAGGATAAGCTATACGCTCATATCCTAGGAGCTAATTGTTATTTAACAAAGCCGTTTAATATGGGTGATCTGAAACAGATTACAAAAGAAGCGGAAAGTATGCAAAACAGGGAATTTATTGTAGAGAAAATAGCGAAAGGAGGAAGAAAAATGCATAATTAA
- the mnmG gene encoding tRNA uridine-5-carboxymethylaminomethyl(34) synthesis enzyme MnmG: protein MTIMDKYDIIVIGAGHAGIEASLAASRMGCKTLMLTLDKKSIGLMSCNPAIGGVGKAQLVREVDALGGEMAKAADTCGIQFRILNASKGPAVQSSRAQIDMAFYNKYMCDVVNAQENLFVKEVEVKKLLVDGPKVIGVVTDKPEEISAKAVIICPGTFLDGLIHVGLNHHSGGRINEKASIGLADNLKELGFNLLRFKTGTCPRLDKNTIDFSKLIVQEGDNPPQPFSFSTRKIEQKQIPCHITYTNKITHKIILDNLKRSPLYAGIIKSTGVRYCPSIEDKIVKFSDRERHQIFLEPQGLGTDEIYPNGISTSLPEDVQLDLIHSIAGLENAKIIRFGYGIEHMVVEPTQLFPTLEAKIIKGLYLAGQINGTTGYEEAAAQGLIAGINAGKRIKNKDELVLDRSSSYIGVLIDDLTTKGTPEPYRMFTSRVEYRLVIRQDNADLRLGKIGHDLGLVKKEDFNRLSKKIEAIKEAGEFLKKTFVKPSKEVNDKLKEFNFSALKKSISLEELLRRPQINLNNLTELSGVKLDFPESALREVEIEVKYAGFIQRQLKDVERFKNLEKIKLPLDLDYSQISGLSREIKEKLIRFKPINLGQASRISGVTPVAISLLMIYLKKISHA from the coding sequence ATAACTATTATGGATAAATACGATATTATAGTTATCGGTGCTGGCCATGCCGGCATTGAAGCGTCTCTTGCAGCCAGCCGCATGGGTTGTAAAACTCTCATGCTTACTTTGGATAAAAAGAGTATTGGCCTTATGAGTTGCAATCCTGCTATCGGCGGCGTTGGGAAAGCGCAGTTGGTAAGAGAGGTTGATGCCTTGGGTGGTGAAATGGCAAAAGCAGCTGATACCTGCGGCATTCAATTTAGAATCCTTAATGCTTCCAAGGGTCCGGCAGTGCAATCCTCCCGCGCGCAGATAGATATGGCGTTTTATAACAAATATATGTGCGATGTTGTAAATGCTCAGGAGAATTTATTTGTTAAAGAAGTTGAAGTTAAAAAGCTTCTTGTTGATGGCCCAAAAGTAATAGGCGTTGTTACTGATAAGCCCGAAGAGATTTCTGCGAAAGCAGTAATAATCTGCCCCGGGACTTTTTTGGACGGCTTAATCCATGTTGGGCTTAATCATCATAGCGGAGGAAGGATCAATGAGAAAGCTTCTATTGGCCTTGCAGATAACCTAAAAGAATTAGGCTTTAATCTGCTCAGGTTTAAAACCGGAACCTGCCCACGGCTTGATAAGAATACAATAGATTTTTCTAAGCTTATCGTGCAAGAGGGAGATAATCCGCCGCAGCCATTTTCTTTTTCTACCAGAAAGATTGAACAAAAACAAATCCCTTGCCATATTACTTATACTAATAAAATAACGCATAAAATTATTCTGGATAACCTTAAGCGTTCTCCGCTTTATGCGGGGATTATCAAATCTACAGGTGTCAGGTATTGCCCTTCTATTGAAGATAAAATTGTAAAATTCTCGGATAGAGAGAGGCACCAGATATTTTTGGAACCGCAAGGTTTAGGAACTGATGAGATCTATCCAAATGGGATATCAACGAGCCTTCCCGAGGACGTGCAATTAGATCTGATCCATTCTATCGCCGGCCTTGAGAATGCAAAAATAATCCGTTTTGGCTATGGTATAGAGCATATGGTAGTTGAGCCAACACAGTTATTCCCGACGCTTGAGGCAAAAATAATTAAGGGTCTGTATTTAGCAGGGCAGATTAACGGGACAACCGGATATGAAGAGGCGGCGGCTCAGGGGTTAATCGCGGGGATTAACGCTGGAAAGCGGATAAAAAATAAAGATGAGCTTGTTTTGGACCGCTCAAGCAGCTACATCGGAGTTCTAATTGACGACTTAACTACAAAAGGAACGCCCGAGCCATATAGGATGTTTACTTCGCGTGTTGAATACCGTTTGGTTATCCGTCAAGACAACGCGGATTTACGCCTTGGCAAAATCGGGCATGATTTAGGTTTGGTTAAAAAAGAAGATTTCAACAGGCTTAGTAAAAAAATAGAAGCAATTAAAGAAGCAGGGGAATTTTTAAAGAAAACATTTGTTAAGCCGTCAAAAGAAGTAAATGATAAGCTTAAGGAATTTAATTTCTCTGCGCTTAAAAAATCCATTTCTCTGGAAGAACTTTTAAGAAGGCCGCAGATAAATTTAAATAATTTAACAGAGCTTTCAGGAGTTAAATTAGATTTCCCGGAAAGTGCTTTGCGGGAGGTTGAAATTGAGGTAAAATATGCTGGGTTTATCCAGAGGCAGCTTAAGGATGTGGAAAGGTTTAAGAATCTGGAAAAAATTAAACTGCCGCTCGATTTGGATTATTCTCAAATTTCCGGTTTATCCCGGGAAATAAAAGAAAAGCTGATTAGATTTAAGCCGATTAATCTGGGGCAGGCCTCAAGGATTTCAGGGGTTACTCCGGTTGCGATTTCACTTCTTATGATTTATTTAAAGAAGATTTCACATGCCTAA